In Microplitis mediator isolate UGA2020A chromosome 2, iyMicMedi2.1, whole genome shotgun sequence, a single window of DNA contains:
- the LOC130663182 gene encoding uncharacterized protein LOC130663182: MYAVNYLSQFNTNYNVEHWKAAKRVLRYLKGTLDYGLRFEQTGLALFAVVDANWGGDSTDRKSYTGYGFILAGSVISCEARKQKTVALSSTEAEYMAVAEATKEALYLKGLLVSLGIQEESETVTILNDNQSAISMIKNDVYHQRTKHIDVRHHFVRNKYACGVIDVKYLCTERMPADMFTKGLSGIKHRKCVSNIGIVN, translated from the coding sequence ATGTACGCGGTGAATTATTTAAGTCAATTCAATACCAACTACAATGTCGAGCATTGGAAAGCCGCGAAAAGGGTTTTGAGGTATTTGAAGGGTACGTTAGATTACGGGTTGAGATTTGAGCAAACCGGGCTAGCTCTATTTGCCGTTGTAGATGCTAACTGGGGAGGGGACTCAACGGACCGTAAGTCGTATACGGGGTATGGATTCATTCTGGCGGGATCTGTAATTAGTTGTGAAGCGCGTAAACAAAAAACGGTGGCACTCTCAAGTACAGAGGCAGAGTATATGGCGGTAGCGGAGGCTACTAAAGAGGCCCTATACTTGAAAGGCCTGTTAGTAAGTTTAGGTATACAGGAAGAATCAGAGACTGTCACGATACTGAATGATAATCAGAGCGCAATCAGTATGATCAAGAACGATGTATATCACCAGCGTACTAAACATATCGATGTAAGACATcattttgtaagaaataagTATGCGTGCGGTGTGATAGATGTAAAATATCTGTGTACAGAAAGAATGCCAGCAGATATGTTTACAAAAGGTTTGAGTGGTATTAAACACAGAAAATGTGTGAGCAATATAGGTATTGTAAATTAG
- the LOC130663179 gene encoding uncharacterized protein LOC130663179, translated as MAVQSGPPDVNLTRFWELEELSAAKKYNLIERYSSFSKLQRVVAYIMRLIYNAISNKQRKLGPLSTDELSQSHNLIIKMVQLSSFKKDIELISRGEQLPATSKLIPLNPILDDCGILRVGCRIAHASIASDQRHPILLPSQHHITRIIIRAEHIRLKHAGIQSTLYSVRQVYWPLNGRSTTRSVIHKSVPCYRAKPRLLDHRMGILPAQRKTSSRPFLRVGVDYCGPFYIKEKRHRNRGLIKVYVAVYICMCTKAVHLELVSDLTTEAFIASLKRLFARRGKSVGIHSDVANNFVGAKNELTELYNMFNSEAHWNAIFNFCNEEKISWHFIPPRSPHFRGIWEAAVKSFKHHLVRTVGDVLLTFQQLETYIIEIEAILNSRPISPMSSDPNDLLPLSPTHFLIGSPLTSFPEIDLSETPANRLSAWQHAQQLEQHVWTRWHKEYLQQLIKFSGSRSQPPNLKVGSLVLIFEENLPPSKWALGRIVTVHPGQDAIVRVVTLKTKTGEYQRCVKKLCPLPIDGEDDDFTPFD; from the coding sequence ATGGCTGTTCAGTCAGGCCCTCCAGACGTAAATTTAACTCGTTTTTGGGAGCTTGAGGAACTTTCCGCCGCCAAAAAGTATAATCTTATTGAAAGATATAGCTCATTCAGCAAGCTACAGAGAGTTGTTGCATACATAATGCGTTTGATTTACAACGCCATATCTAATAAGCAGCGCAAATTGGGTCCATTAAGCACCGATGAACTTTCGCAAtctcataatttaattattaaaatggtCCAATTATCATCATTTAAAAAAGATATCGAATTAATAAGTAGAGGTGAACAGCTTCCTGCTACTAGTAAATTAATTCCATTGAACCCAATTTTGGATGACTGTGGTATCCTGCGTGTTGGATGCAGGATCGCACATGCTTCTATAGCCTCGGACCAGCGCCATCCTATTTTATTGCCGAGCCAGCATCATATTACAAGGATAATTATACGAGCAGAACACATAAGGCTTAAGCATGCGGGAATACAGTCGACCCTATATTCTGTACGCCAGGTATATTGGCCTTTGAACGGCCGGAGTACCACGAGGAGCGTAATTCACAAATCTGTGCCCTGTTATCGTGCTAAGCCACGTCTTTTAGATCATCGTATGGGAATTCTACCTGCTCAACGTAAGACCTCTTCGAGGCCCTTCCTTCGCGTTGGTGTGGACTATTGTGGTCCCTTTTATATTAAAGAGAAACGTCATCGAAACCGCGGTCTCATAAAGGTTTATGTAGCGGTATATATATGCATGTGCACAAAAGCTGTGCACTTAGAACTCGTCAGCGACCTCACAACGGAGGCTTTTATTGCAAGCTTGAAGCGCCTTTTTGCGAGAAGAGGAAAATCCGTAGGAATTCACTCCGACGTTGCCAATAATTTTGTTGGAGCTAAAAACGAGCTAACAGAGCTCTATAATATGTTCAATTCTGAAGCACATTGGAACGctatattcaatttctgtaATGAAGAGAAAATCTCTTGGCATTTTATTCCTCCCAGGTCTCCTCATTTTAGAGGGATTTGGGAGGCTGCAGTCAAATCATTTAAACATCACCTCGTCCGTACCGTAGGTGATGTCTTGCTTACTTTTCAGCAATTAGAGACATATATTATTGAAATAGAGGCAATACTTAATTCTCGACCCATATCTCCTATGTCCTCTGATCCCAACGATCTTCTCCCATTGTCTCCTACCCATTTCCTTATTGGTAGCCCATTGACTTCTTTTCCAGAGATTGACCTTTCGGAAACACCAGCTAATCGTTTGTCAGCCTGGCAGCATGCTCAGCAGCTTGAGCAGCACGTCTGGACACGCTGGCATAAGGAGTATCTGCAGCAACTTATCAAATTCAGCGGATCTCGTTCACAACCTCCTAATCTCAAGGTCGGATCATTAGTTCTCATTTTTGAGGAGAATTTGCCTCCTTCAAAATGGGCTCTAGGACGCATCGTCACCGTACATCCGGGCCAGGATGCAATTGTAAGAGTAGTAACACTCAAAACCAAAACCGGCGAATACCAGCGATGTGTCAAGAAGCTCTGCCCTCTTCCCATAGATGGAGAAGATGATGACTTCACCCCATTTGATTGA